ttgatataaagtatcatttcatccgagAAACCATTGCTGAAGGAAAAGTCTCTGTTCAGAATATCAACTCTAGAGACAATCCTGCTGACATGTTCATAAAACCTCTTCCAAtgtccaagttcaagctttgcctaaacttgattggcatttatgaagaatgattttgcctATTGAggtttttgcggagaaggtggagcaaatttactatatataagccgAAATTAGGTCAATGTGaagatttgtaatatggccattaATTTGGCTTCTTCTCAAGTGGGGGCCAAATTTTcgtgacatttgccatgacataatattcactataacaaattttgtggatcatgacatttgccatgacataatatccactattaggccaaggatttcttgctataaatagaggagtttctcctcatttgtaaaCACACAAATTCAAGAGTTTtttactcttgtctttctttctcctcctttattttattatagagtattttgtaagagagtgagtgttgggaaacacttgtgtgcaccctttctttggagtgatcttgtgaggttgttctcttgggttatttgggactaattagagtatttactctaattttgtactcttttgtactcttgttagTATAGTGAAATTGCTACTTTCCGCTTGTGGACTTaagtcaccttgaccgaaccacgttaaatttgtgtcttctttatattctttaattgccgttattatcaacttgcattgtctttgttattatcattataacattgtttggctaaattccgcactacccgatTTACCAATCATAACAATAAATATATGTAATACAGAAAATTAATGACACCTGgacccaaaagaaaataaaaaaattaaagacaTTCATGCATGATTCATGCATTTTCCAGGATAAAAACGACGAGAGAATACTATTTAGGATCTTTTTGAAGCATATACTAttggaaattaatttaaaagtaTGTAAGAGACAATAAGATAAACTAATTGGTCAAACTCAAATCCTAGCTTTTAATTAAGCTGATTTTGGCTTGTTAACAGAACTTATGGAAGTACTCAGCTTTAATTTTGGAGTTTCAGCAAACGTCAAACGATTCTCCAGAATCATTATGCAGCAAATTCCTCAAATATTCGTATTTACATCCCCTCTTTAAAGGTATCAAATTGtatgttttcctttatttatttttttcttctaatcTCTCTCCCTATCTCTCTTTTGATAATTAGCCCAAAACTCTCCCTTTCTAATGTTAAATTACGTTTATTCGATTGTATATGTATTTACTGTTGAGTCCCACATCGGCTCTTTAGGGATGAGATATTTTTATACGGTTTTGGGCAATCCTTACGTTATGAGCTAGCTTTTGAGGTTGAGTTAGACCCAAGATCTAATTTTTTCGGCTatcgaatataaatagtttctgataCGGGCCAAAAGTGAAAAAAACACGTTTTTTATCATGGTATCGGCagaggcggattcaggatttCAAGAGGATGGGTGCAGTGTTGTGAAGAAGTGTTTCTAGAGTTTATATTTTGACGGGTTTAACTTTAGTCTCTTATCATGAACCCACTAAacttttgaaattataggttcaatatatatatacacacacacacacacacacacacacacacacacacacacacacacacatatatatatatatatatatatatatatatatatatatatatatatatttaagtaattttgaagaaatatagCATTGTTATACATGATTTAAGGAGAAGAGTAtgagttcacgtgaacccatattCATCAACCTGAATACGCCTCTGGGTATCGGAGTCAGGCCCACTTCAATTCATTGTTTATGGGGTGTTGAATCCCACATCGCCATATTTAGGAATAGGATGGTCTCCTTACATGGTCAATCCTCACCTCacgagctagcttttggggtgaGTTATACATTACCCATTCTTTAGATTCAGGTGTAGAGATGTCATGGCAATTTGACCTCCGAGTCTTTATATAATGGGATTGTCTGTCTACTATAATGAAGAAAGCATTGCTTATGATTTGTAACATTTTGTGTAGTACAAAATTCTAGCTGCAATACTTGGATCCTATGTTGTGCGGACTTTCCAAAACAGTTGCCGCActcgtgtcggatcctccaaaaatgcactactttgACATGGTCTGGATTGGTTTCAAGCATTTTAAAGTATGCACATAGCTTGGATCTGCCTGGATCTATTGTTTCTCAAACTTAATATGTGTAACATCTTCATGGCATAATTGATAGTTAGTAGATTAGATTATATATTTGGATGAGTCAAGTGCAAAAATTTTGTGGTTCAAACATAAGGTAAAATGAGAATTGGTCTAACAGCTACTTTGACATGGTCTGGATTGGTTTCAAGCATTTTAAAGTATGCAGTTACTTTCCTGACTCTAATTAATAGTTGGATTTAGAATTGCAGCATGTTGGAATATGTTCTCAGATATATTTAAGTGCTTACATATTTTGTTCAAATGGCCAGAATTTGTAATCACAATGACAGATAGCTGCAACAGACTTGCAGTTGGAAGGGACAAAATCGATAGACTATCAGATCTTCCTATTAATGTCATACACCAGATTCAGGATCACATGTCTATTGAAGATGCTGCAAAAATGAGTATTTTGTCTAGTACGTGGAGATATGCTTGGGCTTCAAACCCGAAGCTCGTATTTAATACACAGTTTTGCACAAAGAGAATGGCGTCAAACACAATAGACATCATTAGTACAATTCTGTTGCAGCACCATGGAGCCATTAAGATATTCCTCGTAGATATTTCAGTTATACATTCTTCTCAGTACTCAGTTGTCGATCAATGGATGCTATTTTTGTCAACAAACGGTCTCGTGGATCTCACTCTTCAGAATCAAAACACTGTCAATGCTCCTTATGAATTGCCTTCCTATGTGTACAGTGTAGGACTAGAACGTTTGGTCCTGTCGAACTGCATTTTCAGACCGCCTTGTAGTTTTAGGGGTTTCCTCAAACTCAAAACGCTTTTATTAAAGCGAGTTGCTTTTGAATTAGTCGCTGCAACTTCTTCCCTCTTGATGCCAAACCTTGAGAGACTGCGTTTTACGCAATGTAGTGGCTTTCCTTTCTTGAATATATATGCCCCAAACCTTTTTTGTTTATGTTTCTATGGCTGTGGCAATGACACCTTAAAATTGAGTCCTTTCATGGAATGCGCGAAGCTGAAGATAGTTGCAATTGAATCACACGACGAAGTTTCACTAAACAGACAAGATAAAGCAATGAAATTGACGAATCTTCTTAGCAGCTGGCCAAACCTTAGTCATCTTATTTTGGGCAGATACTTCCTCAAGGTAAGTTGCGAAAAATGGATATGTTTGCAAATATTTATAATGTTATAATCTTATTCTTTTGTGGTTGTTTAATTTGCTGTCTAGTTTTTTGCTTCTGGTACTGGAGCAGAGAGTCTTCCCACGCGCCTCGCCAGATTGAGATGTCTCTATTTATCAGATTGTGATTTTGACAGAGAAGATCAAATATCTCCGCTTCTAAGCATTCTtagaagttctccaaatttagaGATACTTCAAATTCTGGTAAGTAGCTGAATTCATGAGTTGTAAGGCATTTTGCGAGTAAAGAGCCGAAAACATTACTGATTTTACTTTTAAACTGCTTTTAGTCGGGCCAGAGGAAGAAAGGTGGCATGGAAGTCGATGTAAATCTTACTGATGAACCAGACTGCAGGACACAAGGACGACTCAATAACCTTCAAATATTGCAAATAAAAAATTTCCATGGTTCAAGAACTGAATCGCGCTTTGTAAGGTTCATTCTTGGCTCTACTCCTTTACTCCGGAAAGCTATCCTTTTGGTCGATACAAGTGTTAATGAAAGACAATACTTGAAGATCTCAGAGGAGTTGATGCGTTTCCCTCGAGCATCTCCTACATCGAAAATTGTATTCCGACCATGGTCAAAAGAACAAGCCAGGTCTTCAATGCCATGTTGTTGAGATGGCCGGAATCAGAGGTGGAGTCAAGATTTGAAGTTATGGGTTCGAAAATCTAATCTGTTTAAGTTACTGAGTTCTAAATTTAATAAGTTGTACATATTCGATGAATTTCTTAAAACAAATACATGGTTTGGACAATAGTTACTGGATTTGGCCGAACCCGTAAGTTGTGTTCTAGCTCCGTACCTTGCCGGAACCCCTTTCTTGCTCTTCATCGTCATCTTGCCTTCTCTTCTATATGTTTGAATGACAGTACAGGAtcctttattttgtttcttgAACTAATGGATCGAAATTGTGATTGTATACAATTCTTTAGATTCAGGTGAAAAATGTCTCTTTAGTGCTAACTAATTAGAGTTATATTGTCCACAAGGGTTGGCTGAGTTGGTTGGGTGAGTGGTTTCGCGGAAACCTGTGATTGATTCCCGTCACCAGCAGCCTCCTCAGTCAGAGCTCGTCGCATTGGGTTTGCCTATTGCGATTTACATCTCCTATATGGTTTTGCGAGCTATCAGTGAACGGGTTACCCAGCGCGCACACGAAAGACAGCAGCGGCATAACGTTTTCTGTTGTCCAAAGTTCTGTAAAAGAGATCAAAGAAGGCATATTGTTGGAATTTTGCATTCAATAAAATTTCTACCTAAACTGAAACTGCCATTCAGAGTTTGACATCACATTCTGCTACctgcaaatctttgtttaatGCTAATCAGTAGAGTGTatggaattctatctttgtatTATTTTACGCGGAATAGAGTATGGAATAAAAATACGTGTATTAATTATACCTAGATTAGAATATTAAAAATTcttaaaaaatgaaagaataatgCAAACAGAAAAATGATACATATATTAAAGAGTGCAAAATAGAAAGAACTCAAACTTGAGAGTCAAGTATTCAGCATCATAATAATCaacataatttaaaaaaaaatcctaaaagtTGGAAGTGACACAACctcaattttaataaataaaaaaaactcgaCAAGTAAAAGAATAGAAATCACTTGGAATTGAAAAATTAACTTAAAGACAATATCAAAAACTATTACTACATTATAAGTGTATTTAATATGTTATGTCAAATAATTAACCCATCTTATTTTCAAGTTATTAATCTCACTCAATTATGAACGAATAATTGCGGTTGATTTTTAAGTTAtctgaaaaattattttacaCTGTAAAACAGAGTTaacacaaataaaaaataaaaaataaaaaagctcCCGCACATGTCAGGAAATCCAAATCCAATTCCCAACCAAAATGGGAAACTGGTCGTTGGTTTTCATATCTATAAAACCTTTGTTACTCGTCGACTTTCCTCTGGtacaaaacccgaaacatcgaaCATTCTCAAAAATCTCCTCAAATATTCATATTGACATCCCTCTTTAAAGGTATCAAATTGTatgttttccttctttttttttttttaaaaaaaaaatctctctTGATAATTAGTTCCTTTCTTAAGGTAAATTGTGATTACTGTAACTGGATATGTACTTTTACGAGTTAATTATACGTTTCAATGAATTGCAATTGTGATGGTATAAATACTATAGTCATTCTTTATATTCAGACCCTTGTGCGGGGTCTAATCGAAACATCCTCTCAACCTTCTCAAAGTAAGGTTTGCCTGTACActtaccctcccagaccccattgttgttgttatagtagcagtagcagtagtattCTTTATATTCAGGTGTAAAGAAACTCTTTAGTACTAGCTAATTAAAGTTATGTTGCTAGAATTGCTTACTAACAAGCTATATAAACTATAAAGATATGTATacttcaatatttttaattttaatggGATTGTCATAGTTCAATAACATTGATAAAGATGTTTTAAAGTTTTATATGGTCCAAATTAAGTTCTCGTAGTTGCAATTGTTGGATTTTTTTTGAAGCTTAACTTCTTCCTGGCACACTTGGTAGAATAGTTTGTATATATCCATGGCGAAGCCAGGAATTACGCTAAGGGCGTTCAAGATTTACTATACATAAAAGTAATTTTTGATTTATATACCccgtattattttttatttatatagtataatttttcgatGAAGGGTATTCAACTGATCACCCTTTATTGTATGTGGCTATGCCTGTGTGTATAATACTGATAAATGTTTGGATGTCCAACCCAAGGTAAACTGAGAATTGGTCTAACACTTATGCTAGCTATCTGTATAGCAAGAGCTTTGCTCTGACATACATTCATTCCCCGTGGTTTTATTGTGATAGACAAGAGTTGACATGTGTTTCGATTGATGTGCGTCTTAAAGTATGACATTACTTTCTTGACTATAATGTAGAGCTACGTTGGATTTGTGTATGCAGCATGTTGAAACATGTTCTCATTTATGTTTAAGTTCCCTCTGTTTTGTTCAAATGACCAGAAGTCAGAATGGCGATGACAGATAGCTGTAAGAGACTTGCAGTTGGAGGGGACAAACTCGATATGCTTACGGATCTTCCTATTAATGTCATACACCAGATTCAGGATCACATGTCCATTGAGGATGCTGCAAAATTGAGTGTTTTGTCTAGAGCATGGAGATATGTTTGGGCTTCAAACCCGAAACTCGTGTTTAATGCACAGTTTTGCACAAAGAGAACACCATCAGACACAAGAGACATCATTAGTACAATTCTGTTCCAACACCATGGAGCCATTAAGACGTTCCTCATGGATATATCGATAATACATTCTTCCCAACACTTAGTTGTCGATCGATGGATGCTATTTTTGTCAAGGAATGGTCTCGTGAATCTCACTCTTCAGAATCAAAACAATGGCAATGCTCCTTATAAATTGCCTTCATATGTGTATGGTGTGGGACTAGAACGTTTAGTCCTGTCGAACTGCATTTTCAGGCCACCATGCAGTTTTAGGGGTTTCCACATGCTCAAATGGATTCAATTTAAGCGAGTTGCCTTCGAATTAGACGTTGCAAATTCTTCCCTTTGGATGCCAAACCTTAAGATTCTGTGTTTTATGTATTGCAGCGGTCTTCGTTTCTTCAATATACATGCCCCAGAACTTTCAATATTATCTTTGCATAGCTGTGCTACCCTTAAATTGAGTTCTTTCATGAAATGTGGGAAGCTGAGAATACTTGGAATTACATTCCAAGAAGAAGTACCACAAAACAGACAAGATAAAGCGATGAATTTGACCAATTTTCTCAGCTGTTGGCATAATGTTAGTCATCTTATTTTGGGCAGATACTTCCTCAAGGTTAGTTGCAAAAATTGATTTATCTGCACAGCTCAGAATAATGCACATATATGTAATGTTTAACCTTATTCTTTTGTGGTTTTTTGCTGTCTAGGTTTTAGCTTCTGGTACTAGAGCAGAGAGTCTTCCCACGCGCCTCACCAATTTGAGATATCTCTATTTTTTTGATTATAATTTTGATGGTGAAGATCAAATATTTCCCCTTCTAAGGATTCTTAGAAGTTGTCCCAATTTGAAGATACTTCAATTTCTTGTAAGTAGCTAAATTCATGAGTTGTTAATCATTTTATGAGTAAAGAGCTGAAAACATTACTTACTTCACTTTTAAACTACTTTTAGTCTAGCCAGGGGAAGAAAGATGATAAGAAAGTGGATGTAAACTATTTTGAAGAACCAGACTGCACGGCACAAGGATTCAATAATCTTCAAACATTGCATATAAACAAATTCTATGGTTCAAGAACTGAATTGCGCTTTGTAAGGTTCATACTTGGCTCTGCCCCTTTACTCCGTAAGGCCATCCTTTTGGTAGATTCAAGTATTAATGAAAGCCAATCCTTGAAGATCTCAAAGGAGTTGATGCGGTTCCCTCGGGCATCTCCTAAATCGGAAATTGTATTCGAACCATGGTCAAAAGTACAAACTAGGCTAGTGCTACGTTGTTGAGATGGCCAGAActcctttctcaactcttcatcATCATCTTGATTCTTGCCTTCTGTTTGTTTTATTGACTATCGTAGAGGATATTGTATTTTGTATCTTTGCATATTCGCCTTGGATAATTATGCTTTTCGTTCCTTAATTAACAATTGTTAAGCAATTGTTGAAGGACTGCATTTTTCTGTATTATATCCCAAGCTAATGCATACAGAGAGATCTGGTGTGAATAAGTAAATATGTGCACTAGCGCTGTATTTTTGAAGGGGAGTAAGCCTGAGATCGAAATTAAGTTAAAAAATTTCGTGCTATTAATTCCTGCTTTCTGTGAACCAGTATAATGcatcttttccttcaatttgtaGCATTGCAGAGGTAATTCTACAAACTACTTTGACTTGTTACTTCTTTTCCTTCTGCTACTGTGTACTGATAATGAAATATTGAGAAAAATAGACAGAAACATGATGAATTAACACCTCATCTCGAAGAAGTGCTCTTGAAGGGGTAATGTAGGATCAGCTACTGGCGCCATGCTGGAATTTGGAGCGCTAACAGAGCTGGTAGTTGGCTCCTTGGCGTAACCGGGCTTAACACAGGAGCACTAACATGCTCAGGATGTGTCGGACGCTAGACTTGCTTCATCAAGGATTCTTGCTGAGCCTGAGAAAATATAGCCAAAGGTGAGGTCTAGCAGCAAAATGCAGATAGCCTGGAGTGCTTTAGAGGTTAGTTGGTAAACTCTGGCCATTTTTTCGTGTGAATAATgctataacaaaaaaaaaacaaatgaagagTTAAAATAAGAAGTGGAGGTAATAGGGTAGTTGTGGTAAATAGTGATAAATACCCTTGTAGGTACTATTTTGTTGCAGAAGACCAAATCCGAAAACGGACATCACCTCATGGGTTCTGGATTTTAGAACGACGACTTCAAGTGTTAATGACtgggttctaaatttaatatttgtgcgcatttaatatttttcttaacACAAATACAGTGTTTGAGCAGAAGCTATTGGGTTCGACCGAATATATATATAGCTCGGCTTCTGCCTCCGCCATTGGGTTTGAAGGAATCAAATCCGATTTTTTTTTGCTGATTGTCTAGGCTGTGAAAGTGGATTATCCTCATAGTAACTGAGGGATCAAGAACTTTAGGAACAAAGAGGTACAAGTATTTCTGTTGATGAATTAAGTTTTAGATGTTTAGTCGTCTTAAACTAATGAAAGTAATTTATCCGATATGAGAAAATTAATTAGTGGTTTTTGGCATCTGCACGCAGAATTGCCTCGTCTCATATTTCCTTTATTTTCCTGGCATTACAATAAATAGAATTGCAAGCAGCATAATgcaattttactttttttatgtGGGCAAAAGTGTTTGGATCGGGAGctcgggtagtgcggaatttagtcAAACAACGTTATAATTTAGTCAAAGAGGTACAAGTATTTCTGTTGATGAATTAAGTTTTAGATGTTTAGTCGTCTTAAACTAATGAAAGTAATTTATCCGATATGAGAAAATTAATTAGTGGTTTTCGGCATCTGCACGCAGAATTGCCTCGTTTCATATTTCCTTTATTTTCCTGGCATTACAATAAATAGAATTGCAAGCAGCATAATgcaattttactttttttatgtGGGCAAAAGTGTTTGGATTGGGAGctcgggtagtgcggaatttagtcaaacaacgttataatgacaataacaaagacaatgcaagttgataacaacaacaattaaagcatataaaggaaacaccaatttaacgtggttcgtTCAAAGTGACtgacgtccacaagcggagaggagcaatttcattataccaataagagtacaaaagagagtacaaaattagagtaaatactctaattaatcctaaatatcctaagagaataacctcataagatcactccaaagaaagggtggGTTCatacaagtgcttcccaacactcaactctcatacaaaacactcttaataaaggagaaaaggaagaaacaagaaatgaagacacaagtcttgttggtgtgtatAAAATGAAGTATTGGCCTTTTTTGCCTCTTAGTTGTAAAAGAAAAGATACAATTTGTACAAATGATATccaccacacaatgcaatatttttagGTCTCGaaaaatattgccaacaaagtctataCTTTACAAATATGCTtatgcttatgcttatgtgagatggattTCATTAACCAAAATATTGGCAATATTACAAAAAGAATGGAATTTAGCATTAAATATTGTTGGAGTGAGCAAAGGAACCAGAGGCAAAGGCTGCAGCCAAGATTAGCTTTCTTCTTGAAAAGAAAAAACGTTGAAATTAACTCTTTTCACTAAATATACAATACAAAAGTTCTTGAAGAAAATCAAAATTAAGCTAGCCTAATTACTCTTTTTTGTCCAAAATGATCACAAAGTCCAATTAAAATAATGAGcccttattttattatttttttgttcgTCTACgctttttgttcatcgcgatttTCTTTCCTCGAAGATATTTGTTGCAAGGTAGATTTAAGATTTGGATTTTGTGGGTTATAAATTCTAGAGTAGCAACATTTTGAGGCTTATGAAAATCTCCAAAAGACTTCTTAAGATTAACTGATACACGGACTTGATGAATATCTTTTTATCGAAGTTGTTATCTTTGCCAATTTTCACCTCTTACTTTAATCTGATAATTTTGTCTATCGTTCTTAGTAAGTTTACTTGATAAAAGCCAACAGAAGATAAACTTGAAGAATGCAAACATCTAACTACA
The sequence above is drawn from the Nicotiana tabacum cultivar K326 chromosome 13, ASM71507v2, whole genome shotgun sequence genome and encodes:
- the LOC107819839 gene encoding F-box/FBD/LRR-repeat protein At1g13570-like, producing MTDSCNRLAVGRDKIDRLSDLPINVIHQIQDHMSIEDAAKMSILSSTWRYAWASNPKLVFNTQFCTKRMASNTIDIISTILLQHHGAIKIFLVDISVIHSSQYSVVDQWMLFLSTNGLVDLTLQNQNTVNAPYELPSYVYSVGLERLVLSNCIFRPPCSFRGFLKLKTLLLKRVAFELVAATSSLLMPNLERLRFTQCSGFPFLNIYAPNLFCLCFYGCGNDTLKLSPFMECAKLKIVAIESHDEVSLNRQDKAMKLTNLLSSWPNLSHLILGRYFLKFFASGTGAESLPTRLARLRCLYLSDCDFDREDQISPLLSILRSSPNLEILQILSGQRKKGGMEVDVNLTDEPDCRTQGRLNNLQILQIKNFHGSRTESRFVRFILGSTPLLRKAILLVDTSVNERQYLKISEELMRFPRASPTSKIVFRPWSKEQARSSMPCC
- the LOC107819844 gene encoding F-box/FBD/LRR-repeat protein At1g13570-like gives rise to the protein MAMTDSCKRLAVGGDKLDMLTDLPINVIHQIQDHMSIEDAAKLSVLSRAWRYVWASNPKLVFNAQFCTKRTPSDTRDIISTILFQHHGAIKTFLMDISIIHSSQHLVVDRWMLFLSRNGLVNLTLQNQNNGNAPYKLPSYVYGVGLERLVLSNCIFRPPCSFRGFHMLKWIQFKRVAFELDVANSSLWMPNLKILCFMYCSGLRFFNIHAPELSILSLHSCATLKLSSFMKCGKLRILGITFQEEVPQNRQDKAMNLTNFLSCWHNVSHLILGRYFLKVLASGTRAESLPTRLTNLRYLYFFDYNFDGEDQIFPLLRILRSCPNLKILQFLSSQGKKDDKKVDVNYFEEPDCTAQGFNNLQTLHINKFYGSRTELRFVRFILGSAPLLRKAILLVDSSINESQSLKISKELMRFPRASPKSEIVFEPWSKVQTRLVLRC